GCCGCCCGCGTCGGCCGCCGCATCGATCGCTCGCTGGAACGCGTCCGTCGCCGGTTCGCCGTCCGCGCCGTTGCGCTCGACGCGAACCCGGCCGGTAGTCTCATCCATACGCGGCTACGATCGCGGGCGAGCTATAAAACATCGGTGTCGTTACAGGAATCGTTCGGGCCGCGGACGGTTCGCGCGGCGTTTCCGCAGCCACTTCGCGACGACCGGGACGAACTGGTACCGGAGGTCGAAGTAGAACGAGACGATGCCGTAGATCCAGAAGAAAAACAGCGCCGTGGCGGCGACGATGAATAGGATTCCTTCGGTCGTCGGCATCAGTCGCTCACCCCTCGTCCCTCTTTGGTATCGCTTGCGGCGACGTCACCCGCGGCGTCGACGACGCCGTGAGCGATCGCCTGGCCGGTCGCGAGGTCGAACAGGTGGACCTTCTCTCGATCGAATACCACGTCGATTACGTCGTCCTCGGCGACGGGGCTGTCCGGGTCGAGACTCACGAGCAACTGATCGGCCTCGTCCCCCATCACTGGGCTCTGGTCGGTCGCCTGATTCGCGGGGAACAGGTAGGCGAACGTCTGGTCGCCCATGGGTTCGAGCACGTCGACGGACACGGTGATCGGCTCGCTCGGCGCGGCCGCCGCGTCAGCGTTTGCGGAGAGGTAGACGTCCTCGGGCCGGATGCCGAGCGTCACCTCGTCGCCCGACGAGACCGAGCCGAGCTCGGATAGCCCGAGTGCGACGTCGTACGCGGGGTGGCCGAATCGGCCGCCGTCGAGCACGCCGTCGAACTGGTTCATCGAGGGGCTGCCGATGAATCCCGCGACGAAACGGTTGGCAGGCTCGTCGTAGCAGATAAGCGGCGGTGCGCACTGCTGGAGTTCGCCGTCGTTGATGATGGCGATGCGGTCGGACATCGTCATCGCCTCCTCCTGATCGTGCGTGACGTAGACCGTGGTGATGTCCAGTTCCTTCTGCAGCCGCTGGATCTCGGTTCGCATGTGCACGCGCAGTTTGGCGTCTAAGTTCGCGAGCGGCTCGTCCATCAGGAAGACCGCGGGCTCTCGGACGATCGCGCGGGCGATGCCGACGCGCTGTTGCTGGCCGCCGGACAGCTCGTCGACGTCGCGGTCGAGCATTCCCTCGAGCTGGACGATCTCGGCGGCGCGCTCGACGCGCTCGTCGATCTCCTCGTCGTCGTACTTCCGGAGCCGAAGGCCGAAGCTGATGTTCTCGTAGACGTTCATGTGCGGGAACAGCGCGATGTTCTGAAACACCATCGCGATGTCCCGGTCCTTCGGGGGATCGTTCGTGACCTCCTCACCGGTGATCTCGATCCGTCCCTCCGAGGGGAGCGTCAGCCCCGCGATCATCTCCAGGGTCGTCGACTTTCCGCACCCGGAGGGCCCGACGAGCGTCAGGAACTCGCCGTCTTCGATCTCGATGTTCATGTCGTCGACCGCGACGACGTCTTCGTACCGCTTGGTCGTATCCGTTAGTCGAACTCGTCCCATGGTAGTATTACTCCTTTAGTCCGCCTTGCGTCAATCCTCGTACGATGTGTTTCTGTGCCACGATGACCAACAGCGCGACCGGCAGGATGCCGATAATGCTCGCGGCGGCCATCAGGTTGTACACCTCGGTGTGTTGCTGCTGGAAGTTCAAAATCCCGTACACGAGCACGGCCCAGTTGTCGACCGAGCCGTCGGTCATCATGAACGAGAAGAAGAACTCCCGGTAGACGCCGATGAACACGATGATCGCCGCCGTCGCGACGCCGGGCGCCGACAGGGGAATGATCACCCTGAACAGCGCACCGAGCCGCGTCGTTCCTTCGACCCTGGCGGCGTCTTCCAGCCCGTCGGGGATCTGACTGTAGAACGTCGTCAGGATGAAGATGCAGATCGGCAGACTCAGCATGGTAAAGGGGAACACCATCCCCCACGGCGTGTTGTACAGGTCCGGCGACTGCAGCCCCATCGTCGACATCGATCCCGTGAGCAGTTCGAACAGCGGGATCAGGTACGTCATTCCCGGGAAATACGAGACGATGAGCAACAGGAGCATCAGCGGCCCCTTGCCCCGGAAGTCGACCCGGCCGAACGCATAGCCCGCCAGGCTTCCGATCACCAGGCAGACGGCCACGGTGATCAGAGCGATCACGATGCTG
This is a stretch of genomic DNA from Natrinema salifodinae. It encodes these proteins:
- a CDS encoding ABC transporter ATP-binding protein, which codes for MGRVRLTDTTKRYEDVVAVDDMNIEIEDGEFLTLVGPSGCGKSTTLEMIAGLTLPSEGRIEITGEEVTNDPPKDRDIAMVFQNIALFPHMNVYENISFGLRLRKYDDEEIDERVERAAEIVQLEGMLDRDVDELSGGQQQRVGIARAIVREPAVFLMDEPLANLDAKLRVHMRTEIQRLQKELDITTVYVTHDQEEAMTMSDRIAIINDGELQQCAPPLICYDEPANRFVAGFIGSPSMNQFDGVLDGGRFGHPAYDVALGLSELGSVSSGDEVTLGIRPEDVYLSANADAAAAPSEPITVSVDVLEPMGDQTFAYLFPANQATDQSPVMGDEADQLLVSLDPDSPVAEDDVIDVVFDREKVHLFDLATGQAIAHGVVDAAGDVAASDTKEGRGVSD
- a CDS encoding carbohydrate ABC transporter permease; the encoded protein is MSNRAGYDGLAGRIVEFLVHNPTDVYRILFYVALTGFIIVTLFPIYWLFVLALTPESELYRMGIIPEGANVAVFVEVMQQYPLHRYIFNSIVIALITVAVCLVIGSLAGYAFGRVDFRGKGPLMLLLLIVSYFPGMTYLIPLFELLTGSMSTMGLQSPDLYNTPWGMVFPFTMLSLPICIFILTTFYSQIPDGLEDAARVEGTTRLGALFRVIIPLSAPGVATAAIIVFIGVYREFFFSFMMTDGSVDNWAVLVYGILNFQQQHTEVYNLMAAASIIGILPVALLVIVAQKHIVRGLTQGGLKE